From Spirosoma aerolatum, one genomic window encodes:
- a CDS encoding HesB/IscA family protein, producing MLILDNPIRVRPEARQQILDTLQANKIPGEYGLRVGIRGGGCGSSWLLGFDLPGPSDEVYNVEGVQVIIDRKHLLYVFGAEIGYETGGYTVEKLSNDQ from the coding sequence ATGCTCATACTAGATAATCCCATTCGCGTTCGACCTGAAGCACGCCAACAGATACTGGACACACTTCAGGCTAATAAAATTCCTGGCGAGTACGGATTACGCGTAGGCATTCGCGGGGGAGGTTGCGGGTCATCATGGTTACTGGGATTTGACTTGCCTGGCCCCTCCGACGAAGTGTATAACGTAGAAGGGGTACAGGTCATTATCGACCGGAAGCATTTGCTTTATGTATTTGGTGCTGAAATCGGATATGAAACAGGCGGCTATACGGTAGAAAAACTGTCCAATGATCAATAG